The genomic segment CCGCCACTATAAAGATGCGCGTGATGGCCCGACCTATGGATGTCCGAAAGACCTCACGACCTGGCCGCCTCATGGTCCTCAGCTTCCCATTCCCGTTAACTGCTCGCTTCCGAGTTCATCGGGGAGAGAACACTAGGAACACCTGGTTCGGAAGGAATGTGAGTTCTTGCTGAAGCGGATAGCCAGCTTGCTCCAACTCCCGCAGGATGACTTCTCGCGGCGTCCAGTGGCCTATCAGTCTCGTGAACCATCCTTCGCCGTTAAAGTCGATGATGGCAACCCGCCCGCCTGGACGGAGATACTTGCCAGCGTTCTGAAAGTACGCCACACGGTCTCCCAGGTGGTGGTAGGTGATACAGCTAAAGATCAGATCGACGCCGGACTGCGGTAACAAGGGGTCTTGAGGCTTGGCCAGAATCACTTCGATGTTGCTATCCCCTTCTTCACGAGCACGTGCTGCGACATAGGCATTCATATCCCCATCGATATCGATGGCGTACACCTTCCCGCTTGGCCCGACCGCCTTAGCCAGGAGAAACGTGAAATACCCGCTCCCGGAGCCTAGGTCTGCGACCGAGTCTCCCGGTCGAATATTGAGGGCTTGGATGACCTCCTCCCGATGTTGCCACGCATCTCGACCGAATCCTTCATAGGCCCATCGTTTGAGAGTTGTGCATCCTGCACAGGCCGTGATGACGAAGATGAGGACTATGTGCAGCAGCTTGCGGTTTATCCCA from the Blastocatellia bacterium genome contains:
- a CDS encoding methyltransferase domain-containing protein — encoded protein: MHDQQLPFPQWTAGYGINRKLLHIVLIFVITACAGCTTLKRWAYEGFGRDAWQHREEVIQALNIRPGDSVADLGSGSGYFTFLLAKAVGPSGKVYAIDIDGDMNAYVAARAREEGDSNIEVILAKPQDPLLPQSGVDLIFSCITYHHLGDRVAYFQNAGKYLRPGGRVAIIDFNGEGWFTRLIGHWTPREVILRELEQAGYPLQQELTFLPNQVFLVFSPR